A genomic stretch from Telmatocola sphagniphila includes:
- a CDS encoding serine/threonine protein kinase, giving the protein MPEVTTRPLQGIGNYDLLNKIAEGGMGAVYKGRHRESGQIVAIKIIPPATAKNPVLLQRFKTEYEAAKQLDHPNIVKAIEYDASGPNPFLVMEFVDGESLGNLIEREGPIPEDLAVRIIAQVCQGLHRAHKQKLIHRDVKPDNVMLTSDYTAKLTDLGLVKEVDGDLNLTKTGRGLGTPHFMAPEQFRNAKHADVRCDIYSIGATLYMMVTGEVPFGKVGPLDCWMKKIRNDFTPPRELKPDLSDRVDWAIRRAMSGDPDQRPATCREFVEDLTGLTIRAKAPQQAVNPNAQTIETPTTSNLPWYLVYKDDTGETHTVKGTTDGIRKALKEGLLGDAVNIRACQSKQGPFKYLKDHPEFRDLVISPAPMEQQKKNVDPNAAVGTAQMEIVPRDNMYESDAERVSMKRMPQPMLYPGNNTLPPQIPLTTPKKFDWAFWGIIGAVVIATLTTLVVFWPKK; this is encoded by the coding sequence ATGCCGGAAGTTACTACCCGGCCACTACAGGGCATCGGCAACTACGACTTACTGAACAAGATTGCCGAAGGCGGCATGGGTGCCGTGTACAAAGGTCGACATCGCGAAAGCGGTCAGATCGTGGCTATTAAAATCATACCGCCTGCCACTGCCAAAAATCCAGTGCTTCTGCAGCGATTTAAGACAGAATATGAAGCCGCCAAGCAACTTGATCATCCAAATATCGTAAAAGCGATAGAATATGATGCCAGCGGCCCCAACCCATTCCTTGTCATGGAATTTGTGGATGGCGAATCGCTCGGTAATCTCATCGAACGCGAAGGTCCCATCCCCGAGGATCTGGCCGTTCGCATCATCGCCCAGGTCTGCCAGGGTCTACACCGCGCTCACAAACAGAAACTGATTCATCGCGACGTCAAACCCGATAACGTGATGCTGACGTCCGATTACACCGCCAAATTGACCGACCTGGGTCTGGTGAAGGAAGTCGATGGCGATTTGAACCTGACCAAGACCGGCCGCGGTCTGGGCACGCCCCACTTCATGGCACCGGAACAGTTCCGTAATGCCAAGCACGCCGACGTCCGCTGCGACATTTATTCGATCGGCGCGACACTTTACATGATGGTCACTGGGGAAGTTCCATTCGGTAAAGTCGGGCCGCTCGACTGCTGGATGAAGAAAATTCGCAACGATTTCACGCCGCCCCGGGAATTGAAGCCCGATCTGTCCGACCGGGTCGACTGGGCCATTCGCCGGGCCATGAGTGGCGATCCCGATCAGCGACCGGCCACCTGCCGGGAATTCGTCGAGGATCTGACCGGGCTGACCATTCGCGCCAAAGCGCCGCAACAAGCCGTCAACCCGAATGCCCAGACGATCGAAACGCCGACCACGAGCAATCTTCCCTGGTATCTTGTTTACAAGGACGATACCGGCGAAACCCATACGGTTAAAGGCACTACTGACGGGATTCGCAAGGCATTGAAAGAAGGTTTGCTGGGGGATGCCGTGAATATTCGTGCCTGCCAGAGCAAGCAGGGGCCGTTCAAGTATCTGAAGGATCACCCGGAGTTTCGCGATCTGGTGATCTCTCCGGCTCCGATGGAACAGCAGAAAAAGAACGTCGATCCTAATGCAGCCGTCGGAACCGCGCAAATGGAAATTGTGCCGCGCGATAACATGTACGAATCGGATGCGGAACGCGTCAGCATGAAGCGGATGCCTCAGCCGATGTTGTATCCGGGCAATAATACCCTTCCGCCGCAGATCCCTTTGACGACTCCCAAAAAGTTCGACTGGGCTTTCTGGGGCATTATCGGCGCGGTAGTCATTGCCACCCTCACTACGCTAGTGGTATTCTGGCCGAAGAAGTGA
- a CDS encoding GDP-mannose 4,6-dehydratase: MRVLITGVTGFVGSHLVELLLKQGSYQIHGTSRSRDKLSARAGLTMHLADPLNLKEMVGLLRSIEPQWIFHLAGYAHNGRSFTEPELAWEGNLQVTQTLFSAVRYWGQKTRILITSSGLIYGDPETPGEVFDEKTSFRPASPYAVSKAAADLLGYQIWKECGLEVIRARPFNQIGPGQNAEYAVANFARQIAAIESGKQTPVLETGNLSGQRDLTDVRDMVYAFVRLMERGQPGEAYNCATGMTYSMAEILDRLIKLSSAQIEIRQKAESNRQSETLVSRTQVEKLKKSTGWAPVHSLDSTLKDILNDWRSRN; encoded by the coding sequence ATGCGCGTTCTGATTACGGGCGTCACCGGTTTTGTCGGCAGCCATCTCGTCGAACTGCTGTTGAAGCAGGGTAGCTATCAAATTCATGGGACTTCCCGGAGCCGAGATAAGCTTTCTGCCCGGGCTGGACTCACCATGCACCTGGCCGATCCGCTGAATCTCAAGGAGATGGTCGGCCTGTTGCGCTCCATCGAGCCGCAGTGGATTTTTCATCTGGCCGGTTATGCCCACAACGGCCGCTCCTTCACCGAGCCGGAACTGGCCTGGGAAGGCAACTTGCAGGTGACTCAGACGCTCTTCTCGGCGGTGCGTTACTGGGGACAAAAAACGCGCATCCTCATCACCTCCTCGGGGCTGATCTACGGCGACCCGGAAACTCCGGGGGAAGTCTTCGACGAAAAAACCTCTTTCCGGCCAGCCAGTCCGTACGCCGTGAGCAAAGCCGCGGCGGATCTTCTGGGTTATCAGATTTGGAAGGAGTGCGGTCTCGAAGTCATTCGAGCGCGGCCGTTCAATCAGATCGGCCCAGGACAGAATGCCGAGTACGCCGTTGCGAATTTTGCCCGCCAGATCGCGGCTATAGAGTCCGGTAAACAAACGCCGGTTCTGGAGACAGGGAATTTATCGGGTCAGCGCGATCTCACCGATGTTCGCGATATGGTGTATGCCTTCGTGCGGCTGATGGAACGAGGCCAGCCGGGTGAAGCTTACAACTGCGCAACCGGGATGACCTATTCGATGGCCGAGATTCTTGATCGCCTCATCAAATTGTCGTCCGCGCAGATCGAAATTCGTCAGAAAGCGGAAAGCAACCGGCAGTCGGAAACGCTGGTGAGCCGGACTCAGGTCGAGAAATTGAAGAAATCCACCGGCTGGGCGCCGGTGCATTCCCTGGATAGCACGTTGAAGGACATTTTGAACGACTGGCGAAGCCGAAATTAA
- the gmd gene encoding GDP-mannose 4,6-dehydratase, whose product MKKALITGITGQDGSYLAEFLLTKGYEVHGIVRRSSTENFERIGHLTDKIHLHQADLLDQLSLIDVLKEVNPGEVYNLAAQSFVPTSWKQPVLTGEFTAMGVTRMLEAIKLLGRDRIRFYQASSSEMFGKVQAVPQTETTPFYPRSPYGVAKLYGHWITINYRESYNMYCVSGILFNHESERRGKEFVTRKVSDGVARIKLGMTNELRLGNLDAKRDWGHAADYVRAMWMMLQQAEPDDYVISTGETHSVQELVEIAFDCVGLNWKKHVVLDPAFIRPAEVDLLIGDPAKANKNLGWKPEISFPELVRRMVLSDLAKLRGNAHAGYAKAA is encoded by the coding sequence ATGAAGAAAGCTCTAATCACGGGCATTACCGGTCAGGATGGAAGTTACCTCGCAGAATTCCTGCTGACCAAAGGCTACGAGGTTCACGGCATCGTCCGTCGATCCAGCACCGAAAATTTCGAACGCATCGGTCACCTCACTGACAAAATTCATCTGCATCAGGCCGATCTGCTTGATCAGCTTTCTCTCATTGATGTCCTCAAAGAAGTCAATCCGGGCGAAGTCTACAATCTGGCGGCCCAAAGCTTCGTACCCACCAGCTGGAAGCAGCCGGTGCTCACCGGCGAATTCACCGCCATGGGTGTCACCCGCATGCTCGAAGCCATCAAGCTTCTGGGCCGGGATCGCATCCGATTTTATCAGGCTTCCTCATCGGAAATGTTCGGTAAGGTACAAGCCGTACCGCAGACCGAAACGACGCCGTTCTATCCGCGCAGCCCGTACGGGGTGGCCAAACTCTATGGCCATTGGATCACCATCAATTACCGGGAGAGCTACAATATGTACTGCGTCTCCGGTATTCTCTTCAACCACGAGAGCGAACGCCGGGGTAAAGAATTCGTCACCCGCAAGGTTTCGGATGGCGTTGCCCGCATCAAGCTAGGTATGACCAACGAACTGCGGTTGGGCAACCTCGACGCCAAGCGCGACTGGGGCCATGCCGCCGACTATGTCCGGGCCATGTGGATGATGCTACAACAAGCCGAGCCGGATGATTATGTGATCTCCACCGGCGAGACGCATAGCGTTCAGGAACTGGTGGAAATCGCCTTCGATTGCGTGGGGCTGAATTGGAAGAAGCACGTGGTGCTGGATCCCGCCTTCATCCGACCCGCGGAGGTCGATCTGCTGATTGGCGATCCGGCCAAGGCGAATAAGAATCTGGGCTGGAAGCCGGAGATCAGCTTCCCCGAATTGGTCCGCCGGATGGTGCTCTCCGACCTCGCCAAGCTGCGGGGGAATGCCCATGCCGGATACGCGAAGGCAGCTTGA
- the rpsR gene encoding 30S ribosomal protein S18: MVRKKLKRHPSDRCRFCTKEGCPRPAFVDYKDVSSLKKMSSQQMKLHGRKRNAICAAFQRALGTAVKRARFMALMPYVGE, encoded by the coding sequence ATGGTTCGCAAGAAGCTCAAACGCCATCCTTCGGATCGATGCCGCTTCTGCACTAAAGAAGGTTGTCCTCGTCCGGCTTTCGTGGATTACAAGGACGTCAGCAGCCTCAAGAAGATGTCCAGCCAGCAGATGAAACTGCACGGCCGGAAGCGTAATGCGATCTGCGCGGCGTTCCAACGAGCGTTGGGCACGGCCGTCAAGCGGGCTCGCTTCATGGCTCTGATGCCTTACGTCGGCGAGTAA
- a CDS encoding WD40 repeat domain-containing protein → MILLEAGLGRVTYLRFQEDGLALYAHEQRSGKVRVWQGSQCERLHPNPFEEYTFNQVLIQGPPLQFIGITREGVLHRLVNGNMESLPLSGPVGTSSTLTFDPKTNLLCVAGKAIWKQAVIRRFDLNQLHERSLIRSSENRIVALHFSDDGNTLISASRQGMVRFWNPQFDSAEEDKNKLTLDWIVQTFFWMPTKQSQQAEIPFNDMIRDMILTPDDAYLAVALPRQVSLWRLGPDKRPESPHGDLMEPISTVNCLAASPDGQYLATGSRDGSVQIWDIASARLLRTYTWPQGAITSLAYAPDGLRLACGTSRGFVVVFDCD, encoded by the coding sequence ATGATCCTTCTCGAAGCGGGGTTGGGGCGGGTGACCTATCTCCGCTTTCAGGAGGACGGCTTGGCCCTGTATGCCCACGAACAGCGTTCGGGTAAAGTTCGCGTCTGGCAGGGCAGCCAATGCGAGCGCCTTCACCCCAATCCCTTCGAGGAATACACCTTCAACCAGGTTTTGATTCAGGGCCCACCGCTGCAATTTATCGGCATCACGCGCGAGGGTGTTCTGCATCGGCTGGTCAATGGAAATATGGAATCGCTCCCTCTTTCCGGACCGGTCGGGACCAGCTCCACTTTGACGTTCGATCCCAAGACGAATCTGCTCTGCGTGGCGGGAAAAGCCATTTGGAAACAGGCGGTTATCCGCCGCTTTGATTTGAACCAACTCCACGAGCGATCGCTCATCCGCAGTAGTGAAAATCGTATCGTCGCCCTGCACTTCAGTGACGATGGAAATACGCTGATCAGTGCTTCCCGACAGGGAATGGTACGGTTTTGGAATCCCCAATTCGACAGCGCCGAAGAGGATAAAAATAAGCTGACCCTCGATTGGATCGTACAAACTTTTTTCTGGATGCCGACCAAACAATCTCAGCAGGCCGAGATTCCCTTCAACGACATGATTCGGGATATGATCCTGACGCCCGACGATGCTTATCTGGCGGTCGCCCTACCCAGGCAAGTGAGTCTCTGGCGGCTAGGACCCGACAAACGGCCTGAGAGCCCTCACGGCGATCTGATGGAACCCATTAGCACGGTCAATTGCCTGGCGGCTTCTCCCGATGGGCAGTATCTGGCCACGGGAAGCCGGGATGGCTCAGTCCAGATCTGGGACATCGCGTCGGCCCGATTGCTGCGAACGTACACCTGGCCGCAGGGCGCGATCACATCTTTGGCCTACGCGCCGGACGGACTAAGACTGGCCTGCGGGACCAGTCGAGGTTTTGTAGTGGTATTCGATTGCGATTAG
- a CDS encoding endonuclease/exonuclease/phosphatase family protein, with protein sequence MKFLFWNLKGNDAVTWQDRKTNILKHLSRMVAHYQIDYLLLAESKLVPNDWSNFNLGNANSKFVIAENVNPRFQVLYRVASTEISWVYNTPDNRLSIWNVALAEKPFLLCLVHFPSHQFWDKESISEHAGEVINQIRLQETQFSHSLRTIIVGDFNMNPYDAGMLSSLKFAAVSPRELAAKKRTVQQKEYRLFYNPMWSHFGDRSQGPPGTYFYKSAEHVNPGWHMLDQVLLSPEIMDELQDVQIIDSDGRETMSTEAGQPNGRRISDHFAVLFTLLS encoded by the coding sequence ATGAAGTTCTTATTTTGGAATCTCAAAGGAAACGATGCTGTTACCTGGCAGGATCGGAAAACGAACATCCTCAAGCATTTGTCGAGGATGGTTGCGCATTATCAGATCGATTACCTCTTGCTGGCCGAATCCAAATTGGTGCCAAACGACTGGTCAAATTTCAATCTAGGAAACGCAAATAGCAAGTTTGTCATCGCTGAGAATGTGAATCCCCGCTTCCAAGTTTTATATCGAGTAGCTTCGACAGAAATTTCGTGGGTTTATAACACACCAGACAATCGGCTCAGCATCTGGAACGTCGCGCTCGCAGAAAAGCCATTCCTACTTTGCCTTGTTCATTTCCCATCACACCAATTTTGGGACAAAGAGTCCATCTCCGAACATGCAGGCGAAGTCATTAACCAAATTCGACTTCAAGAGACGCAGTTTTCGCATTCCTTAAGAACCATCATCGTAGGCGATTTCAATATGAACCCGTACGACGCGGGTATGCTCTCATCACTTAAATTTGCCGCAGTTTCGCCGAGGGAGTTAGCTGCCAAAAAACGCACCGTACAGCAGAAGGAATATCGTCTCTTTTACAACCCGATGTGGTCTCATTTTGGAGATCGTTCTCAGGGACCTCCGGGCACTTATTTTTATAAATCTGCAGAGCATGTCAATCCGGGCTGGCACATGCTAGATCAAGTGCTGTTGAGCCCAGAGATTATGGATGAGCTGCAGGATGTTCAAATTATCGATTCCGATGGTAGGGAAACGATGAGCACTGAAGCCGGTCAGCCCAATGGCCGTAGAATTTCCGATCATTTTGCGGTATTATTTACTTTGCTGAGCTAA
- the brxL gene encoding BREX system Lon protease-like protein BrxL encodes MSLYDEHQLTDLDKKALETLGDKVVLKSLASQATLTGLPRFVSEYLIAKYVKPETWKADIANVQAKIKALLPSLEDREQMQAKLLRTGEILFIDSIDVDIDLKKRLALGRTTVLNDKIIVSNSLLEQYPGLMGGMWGTAKIRYSPESDKNFPSSLESFTPFQVGPPDVEAHKAMRLKFTSDEWLALMFQSAGYNPEKFPDRRTKLLLISRLLPLVERNINLMELGPRQTGKTFLLRNVSPRSFVISGGKATPANLFVNLSTKQVGILGTRKVVIFDEIAHTTFNDESMISVMKDYMESGQFSRGSLTFATDAGLVFSGNIDVEGNQPHSRYNNLLEPLPKELIDSAFHDRMHIYLPGWEIPKITPTSIASGVGFVTDYFGEVLCRMREDSFADTVRTVPLQPGLTKRDQTAIERTGSGLIKLLYPDGKILDTELKEVVTLACEYRQRVHNQLCKIAPGEFKPKLIAPEGVTGYEAPDLGK; translated from the coding sequence ATGTCTCTTTACGATGAACATCAGCTGACCGATCTCGACAAAAAAGCCCTGGAGACCCTCGGGGACAAGGTTGTATTAAAATCGCTCGCTTCCCAGGCGACTTTGACGGGGCTGCCTCGATTTGTGTCGGAATACCTGATCGCCAAGTACGTCAAACCGGAAACCTGGAAAGCCGATATCGCCAACGTGCAGGCGAAGATCAAAGCTTTGCTGCCGTCCCTGGAAGATCGCGAGCAGATGCAGGCTAAACTGCTGCGAACGGGCGAGATCCTGTTCATCGATAGTATTGATGTCGATATCGATCTCAAAAAGCGCCTGGCTCTGGGGCGAACGACGGTTCTGAACGACAAGATCATCGTCAGCAATTCGCTCCTGGAGCAATACCCTGGTCTGATGGGGGGTATGTGGGGCACGGCCAAGATTCGCTACAGTCCGGAAAGCGATAAGAATTTTCCCTCGTCTTTGGAATCCTTCACGCCGTTTCAGGTCGGCCCGCCGGATGTGGAAGCGCACAAGGCCATGCGTTTGAAATTCACTTCGGACGAATGGCTAGCTCTGATGTTTCAAAGCGCCGGTTACAATCCGGAAAAGTTTCCCGACCGCCGTACGAAATTGCTGTTGATCTCGCGATTATTGCCGCTGGTGGAACGGAATATCAACCTGATGGAACTGGGCCCGCGTCAGACGGGCAAGACCTTTTTGTTGCGCAATGTGTCGCCGCGCAGTTTCGTCATTTCAGGCGGCAAGGCAACCCCGGCCAATCTGTTCGTCAATCTTTCCACCAAGCAGGTGGGCATCCTGGGCACTCGCAAAGTAGTGATCTTCGACGAGATTGCGCATACGACTTTCAACGATGAATCCATGATCAGTGTCATGAAGGATTACATGGAATCGGGTCAGTTTTCGCGCGGCTCACTGACCTTTGCGACCGATGCGGGATTGGTGTTCTCCGGCAATATCGATGTCGAGGGGAATCAGCCGCATTCGAGATACAACAATTTGCTCGAACCGCTGCCCAAGGAATTGATCGACAGTGCCTTCCACGACCGCATGCACATTTACCTGCCGGGCTGGGAAATCCCCAAGATCACACCGACTTCGATCGCCAGCGGCGTTGGTTTTGTAACCGATTATTTCGGGGAAGTCCTGTGCCGGATGCGGGAAGACAGTTTCGCCGATACGGTGCGAACGGTTCCTTTACAGCCCGGTCTGACCAAGCGCGATCAGACGGCCATCGAGCGCACCGGCAGCGGCCTGATCAAGTTGCTCTATCCCGATGGGAAAATTCTCGATACCGAGTTGAAGGAAGTGGTAACACTGGCCTGCGAATACCGGCAGCGCGTGCACAACCAATTGTGCAAGATCGCTCCGGGAGAGTTCAAGCCGAAGCTGATCGCACCTGAGGGAGTGACAGGGTACGAAGCGCCGGATTTGGGTAAGTGA
- a CDS encoding aldo/keto reductase — MEYRQLGGSGFKVPALCLGTGTFGGGSEFFKQWGASDVAEASRLVDICLEAGLNMFDTADIYSAGLAEEILGEALKGRRDQVLISTKGTFRFGKGPNDVGSSRFHLIQAVEGSLKRLKTDYIDLYQLHGFDAMTPIEEVLGTLNDLVRAGKIRYIGCSNFSGWHLMKSLAISDRYGLTRYVAHQAYYSLIGREYEWELMPLGIDQKVGAVVWSPLGWGRLTGKIRRGQPLPETSRLKSQLVVDMGPPVNQEYLFKVVDALDEVAKETGKTVPQIALNWLLQRPTVSSVIIGARNEEQLRQNLGAIGWNLTAAQVAKLDAASATPLAYPYWHQRGFTERNPAPV, encoded by the coding sequence ATGGAATACCGGCAATTGGGTGGTTCGGGCTTCAAGGTACCGGCCCTGTGTCTGGGGACGGGTACCTTCGGCGGTGGAAGCGAATTTTTCAAACAGTGGGGAGCAAGCGATGTGGCGGAAGCTTCCCGCCTCGTCGATATCTGCCTCGAAGCCGGGTTGAACATGTTCGACACCGCCGATATCTACTCCGCCGGGTTGGCTGAGGAGATTCTTGGGGAGGCGCTCAAAGGCCGGCGCGATCAGGTGCTGATCTCGACCAAGGGCACCTTCCGTTTCGGCAAAGGTCCCAACGATGTCGGCTCCTCACGTTTCCATCTGATTCAAGCGGTTGAAGGAAGTCTCAAACGGCTCAAGACCGACTACATCGATCTCTACCAATTGCACGGCTTTGATGCCATGACGCCGATCGAAGAAGTCCTCGGTACACTCAACGATCTGGTGCGGGCCGGTAAGATTCGTTACATCGGCTGCTCCAACTTCTCCGGCTGGCATCTGATGAAATCGCTGGCGATTTCCGATCGCTACGGCCTGACCCGTTATGTCGCTCATCAAGCGTATTACAGTCTGATTGGCCGAGAATACGAGTGGGAACTGATGCCACTGGGCATCGATCAAAAAGTGGGCGCCGTGGTCTGGAGCCCATTAGGTTGGGGGCGGCTAACCGGGAAAATTCGACGCGGTCAACCGCTGCCGGAAACCAGCCGCCTGAAGAGCCAGCTGGTGGTCGATATGGGCCCGCCGGTCAACCAGGAATATCTGTTCAAAGTCGTCGACGCCCTCGATGAAGTCGCCAAAGAAACGGGTAAGACCGTGCCGCAAATCGCGCTGAACTGGCTATTGCAACGGCCGACCGTTTCCTCGGTAATCATCGGTGCCCGCAACGAAGAGCAATTGCGCCAGAATCTCGGGGCGATTGGCTGGAATCTGACCGCCGCACAAGTGGCCAAGCTGGATGCCGCGAGTGCCACGCCGCTGGCCTATCCTTACTGGCATCAGCGCGGCTTCACCGAGCGCAATCCCGCACCCGTTTAA
- a CDS encoding PQQ-binding-like beta-propeller repeat protein, whose protein sequence is MKNALRNRLVVLGVMLTLGTSPLHAQDWTQWRGPDRNNKVSGFTEPKTWPKNFTEKWKVTVGVGDASPVLMGDKVYAYGRIGKKETLFCLDATTGKELWKDAIDAPDVRGPASGHPGPRSSPAAADGKVCTFGVDAVLTCYEADSGKILWRKETKGHPRFFTSSSPLIVDKMCIIHTGSEGKGALTAFNLADGKEVWAWNGDGPSYSSPVVMTVAGTKQIVEMTEKNIVGISAADGKLLWETPFKARYNNSTPLVDGDTVIYGAPGVGTIASKITKEGDKFTVKELWKKSQAPHNYNSPTLKDGFIYGLSPSKNFYCMNAKTGEIVWTDTNIRGECGVILDAGSVMLSLPGNTDLVAFKPNDKEYQEVAKIKVADTATWTCPIVAGKKIFVKDKDTLRLLTIED, encoded by the coding sequence ATGAAAAATGCACTCCGTAACCGGCTGGTAGTTCTGGGCGTTATGCTGACACTCGGTACCAGTCCGCTTCACGCTCAGGATTGGACCCAATGGCGCGGCCCGGACCGCAACAACAAGGTCAGCGGTTTCACCGAGCCGAAAACCTGGCCAAAGAACTTTACGGAAAAATGGAAAGTCACCGTCGGCGTCGGCGATGCTTCGCCAGTGCTGATGGGCGACAAGGTCTACGCCTACGGCCGGATCGGCAAGAAAGAAACCTTATTCTGTCTGGACGCCACCACCGGTAAAGAACTCTGGAAAGACGCCATCGATGCTCCCGATGTGAGGGGGCCGGCCAGCGGACACCCCGGACCGCGCAGCTCCCCCGCCGCGGCCGATGGCAAAGTCTGCACCTTCGGCGTTGATGCCGTGCTGACCTGTTACGAAGCCGATTCAGGCAAGATTCTCTGGCGGAAAGAGACCAAAGGTCATCCCCGATTTTTCACTTCCAGCTCGCCGTTAATCGTGGACAAAATGTGCATCATCCACACCGGCTCCGAAGGGAAGGGGGCGCTGACCGCGTTTAATCTGGCCGATGGCAAAGAAGTCTGGGCCTGGAATGGCGACGGACCTTCGTACTCTTCCCCGGTGGTGATGACGGTTGCGGGTACCAAACAGATCGTTGAAATGACCGAGAAAAACATTGTCGGTATCTCGGCCGCGGACGGGAAGCTTCTCTGGGAGACGCCGTTCAAAGCCCGTTACAACAACTCCACGCCGCTCGTTGATGGCGATACGGTCATCTACGGCGCGCCCGGCGTCGGCACCATCGCTTCCAAGATCACCAAGGAAGGGGATAAATTTACTGTCAAGGAACTCTGGAAGAAATCCCAGGCTCCCCACAACTACAACTCCCCCACGCTCAAAGACGGCTTCATCTACGGCCTCTCGCCCAGCAAAAATTTCTACTGCATGAACGCCAAGACGGGAGAAATCGTCTGGACCGATACCAACATTCGCGGCGAGTGCGGCGTTATCCTCGATGCTGGTTCGGTAATGCTATCGTTGCCGGGCAATACCGATCTGGTGGCGTTCAAACCGAACGATAAAGAGTATCAGGAAGTGGCCAAGATTAAAGTGGCCGACACCGCCACCTGGACTTGCCCGATCGTGGCCGGGAAGAAAATTTTCGTGAAGGACAAGGATACCCTTCGGCTGCTGACCATCGAAGACTAG
- the eutC gene encoding ethanolamine ammonia-lyase subunit EutC, with protein sequence MAEESELVPLDPIRQILQSTPARLLVGRSGPAYRTSTALQLRADHAAARDAVRSELDWKNALGPELIQRFGLFEVQSQARSKDEYLLRPDLGRKFAPQALELILNNCPMNADVQIVIGDGLSCTAVESQVPALLPALSEEFENRHWSVGRSFVVRYARVGLLNAIGEILKPKTVVLLIGERPGLATSESLSAYMAYSPHAGQTDADRNLIANIHTRGVTVPDAVRRIATLLELMWAKQKSGIEIKEG encoded by the coding sequence ATGGCTGAGGAATCCGAACTGGTTCCCCTCGATCCCATCCGGCAGATTCTCCAGAGCACGCCCGCCCGCCTGCTGGTGGGTCGAAGCGGGCCGGCTTATCGCACTTCCACCGCGTTACAGTTGCGGGCCGATCATGCGGCCGCGCGCGATGCCGTGCGCAGTGAACTCGACTGGAAAAATGCATTGGGGCCAGAACTGATCCAACGCTTCGGTCTGTTTGAAGTGCAAAGTCAGGCCCGCAGTAAGGACGAATATTTACTGCGGCCCGACCTGGGGAGAAAGTTCGCGCCGCAGGCCCTCGAGCTGATCCTCAACAATTGTCCTATGAATGCGGATGTTCAGATCGTCATCGGCGATGGCTTATCCTGCACGGCCGTGGAGTCGCAGGTTCCGGCGTTGCTACCAGCTTTAAGCGAGGAGTTTGAAAACCGCCATTGGTCGGTCGGTAGGTCCTTCGTGGTTCGCTATGCCCGGGTAGGGTTGCTGAATGCTATTGGCGAGATTCTCAAGCCCAAGACGGTTGTACTTCTGATTGGGGAACGCCCGGGATTAGCTACTTCGGAAAGCCTTTCCGCCTATATGGCTTACTCCCCGCACGCCGGGCAGACCGATGCGGACCGCAATTTGATTGCCAACATTCATACGCGCGGCGTGACCGTGCCGGATGCGGTCCGCCGCATCGCGACACTTTTGGAATTGATGTGGGCGAAGCAGAAATCGGGAATCGAAATCAAGGAAGGCTAA